A genome region from Oceanivirga salmonicida includes the following:
- a CDS encoding DUF4240 domain-containing protein has translation MKTGIEIKTNFFPLAFFLYLVTPVIEINGEKHKKKWGTTFFDLPAGKYKIKIYFKYMGMNECGSNEIIVSLLEGEHKKITYYMPTFMFMKGKIKEQKGKSIEKSLNLKNELLNEDTFWNIIELSLENTENIDEQKEFLISELGKMSIQETLGFKLRLNDLTNNIHTSQMWCAAYLMNGGCSDDGFDYFKNWVVSKGKDTYYRAKENPDSLSECFNQENEGEFEFESLDYVAVEVFEKKTGKSIYDYMPKASFNRNEFEFNWNEDDTESMKAICPKIFEKVGW, from the coding sequence ATGAAAACGGGAATAGAAATTAAGACAAATTTTTTTCCATTGGCATTTTTTCTATATTTGGTAACACCAGTTATAGAAATAAATGGAGAAAAACATAAGAAAAAATGGGGAACAACATTTTTTGATTTACCAGCAGGTAAATATAAAATAAAGATTTATTTTAAATATATGGGAATGAATGAATGTGGTTCAAATGAAATTATAGTTTCACTATTAGAAGGGGAGCATAAAAAAATTACATATTATATGCCAACTTTTATGTTTATGAAAGGAAAAATTAAGGAACAAAAAGGCAAAAGTATAGAAAAATCACTTAATTTAAAAAATGAATTATTAAATGAAGATACTTTTTGGAATATCATTGAATTATCACTTGAAAATACTGAAAATATAGATGAACAAAAAGAATTTTTAATATCAGAACTTGGTAAAATGTCAATACAGGAAACATTAGGTTTTAAATTAAGATTAAATGATTTAACAAATAACATACATACTTCCCAAATGTGGTGTGCTGCATATTTAATGAATGGTGGTTGTTCAGATGATGGCTTTGATTATTTTAAAAATTGGGTAGTTTCAAAAGGAAAAGATACTTATTATAGAGCGAAAGAAAATCCTGATAGTTTATCAGAATGTTTTAACCAAGAAAATGAGGGAGAGTTTGAATTTGAAAGTTTAGATTATGTTGCAGTAGAAGTTTTTGAAAAGAAAACAGGGAAATCTATTTATGATTATATGCCAAAAGCATCATTTAATAGAAATGAGTTTGAATTTAATTGGAATGAAGATGATACAGAAAGTATGAAAGCAATTTGTCCTAAAATATTTGAAAAAGTAGGTTGGTAA
- a CDS encoding methyltransferase domain-containing protein, translated as MKDFKNDIDEFYKKIALQDSINDGKNSKEIEKKIALSLGYTIDDIRTGANLGLGCGNPIENSNLKKGEIVLDLGSGKGIDVFKASRVVGDKGLVIGVDRLAEMVEKATNISEKKNFTNTKFIQSDIDNLKIDNETIDCVISNCVINLCDDKKKVYSEIFRVLKPGGRISISDIVQVNELPHDIKNDPIFHAT; from the coding sequence ATGAAAGATTTTAAAAATGATATTGATGAATTTTATAAAAAAATAGCATTGCAAGATAGTATTAATGATGGTAAAAATAGTAAGGAAATAGAGAAAAAAATTGCTCTTAGTTTAGGTTATACTATTGATGATATAAGAACTGGTGCTAATTTAGGACTTGGGTGTGGTAATCCTATTGAAAATTCTAATTTAAAAAAAGGAGAAATTGTACTAGATTTAGGGTCAGGAAAAGGCATAGATGTTTTTAAAGCATCAAGAGTTGTTGGTGATAAAGGTCTAGTAATTGGTGTTGATAGACTTGCTGAAATGGTTGAGAAAGCAACAAATATAAGTGAAAAGAAAAATTTTACAAATACTAAATTTATACAATCTGATATAGATAATTTAAAAATAGATAATGAAACAATAGATTGTGTAATATCTAATTGTGTTATAAATTTATGTGATGATAAGAAAAAAGTTTATTCTGAGATTTTTAGGGTATTGAAACCAGGTGGGAGAATATCAATTTCAGATATAGTTCAGGTTAATGAATTGCCACATGATATAAAAAATGATCCTATTTTTCATGCCACTTGA